TTTGGGAATCCAGTCCCTGTGGTACCTGTGTCCCGACCATTTCACAGACCGTCGGGAAAATGTCATATAAGTAGACCAGCGCGTCGCTCTGTCCCTGCGGGATGCCGGGGCCACTGAAAATCAGGGGAGATTTCATACTGTGTTCGTACAGACTCTGTTTCCCCATCAGGCCATGACTGCCTACCGCCAGACCATGATCGGACGAGAAGATAATGATGGTGTTGTCATACGCTCCGCTCTCTTTGAGTGCAGTCAACAGTCGGCCGATGTGTCCATCCAGTCCGGTAATGTCTGCGTAGTAATCGTGGAGGTGTTTTCGGATTTCTGATTTAGTGCGGGGAAAGCCAGCCAGCAGTTCATCCCGGACCACTTGCTCTCCATTATTGAAGGGATGCAGGGGGAGATAGTTTGCCGGCAGAGGCATAGATTCGCGCTGATAGAGGTCCATGTACTCCTGGTCTGCCACTCGCGGATCATGCGGACAGGCGAATGCCAGGTACATGAAGAACGGCTGATCTTCTTTCCGTGTCTTCAGAAACTGGATCGCACCGTTCACGATCTCCTGACCTGGCTGTCCCAGCAGACGGGCCTGTTGATCATTCACATATTTGGTCGTATCGAATTTTTTGTGAATCAATGCCGCAGTATTGCCCTGTTTACCGTGATGGTAGGTGTAATACCCGGCTCCTTTCATGGAATCAGGGAAATTCGGTTTGTCAGCCGAGGCGTAACGGCCGGTCCAGCGAAAGTAAGTACGGCCACTGAGCAGCATATTCCGACTGCAGACACAAACTGCCCCTGAGTTGCTTCCCAGACAGTAGGCGTTGTTGAAGACAAACCCGCTGCGCACCAGCTGGTCGAGATGGGGAGTCTTGATCAGAGGGTTACCTAGTGCATGTATCGTGTCCGCCCGTTGATCGTCTGTAAACAGGAACAGAATGTTGGGTTTTTCTTTCGTGGCTGCATTAAGACTGCTGCCGAACAGAGGTGAAAAACAGGCCATCAACAGCAAAGCGAAAGAAACTCGACAGCGAAAACTCATGATTGCCTCCAAGATTGAGCGCCGATCTGGTATTCTGGCGGGAGCATGAAACACTGAAAATCAGTAATTCGAACGTCAATATATAGCAAGGACTAACCAAATGCCAGAAGCAGCCCCCGCGGCCACATATGATCCCGTTAAAATGATCAAACCCCGTCGAAAACTGACCGGGATTTCCGCTGTCCTGCTCCCCTATCTGGAGTCGGGTGAAATTGACCGTGAGTCGCTGAGCGCTCATGTCGCCCGTACGGCTGATCTGGGAATCACCCCCGCCGTGAATATGGACACCGGATATGTGAATCTCATCGATGAACCAACCTTCATCGAAGTTCTGAAAATCACCCGTGAGACACTCAACGGGGGCGCTTTCGTCGCGGGTGCATTTGTCGGCGATCAGACCGGGGCGGCCTTCGATGCTGATGGCTACCAGCACAAGATTGACCTGATCCAGGAGCAGGGCGGCACGCCGGTCATTTTCCAGTCCTTTGGTCTGGTGGAACAGACTCCGGAACAGATTATCGAATCTTACCGAACAATTGCCGCCAACACAGACCGCTTCATCGGGTTTGAACTGACCCGTGACCTGGCTCCCTTCGGTTCGGTCTACGATCTCGATACGTATGCCGCCCTGATGGAGATCCCGCAGTGTATCGGTGCCAAACACTCATCCTTCCATCGCGAACCGGAGTGGGAGCGGCTGCAGCTCCGCGATCAGAAACGTCCCGATTTCAAAGTATTCACGGGAAATGATTTTGGGATCGATATGGTCCAGTACGGCAGCGATTACCTGCTCGGGCTGAGCACCTTCGCCCCCGACCTGTTCGCGAAACGGGATGCATACTGGGAAGCAGGCGATCCGGCGTTTTATGAATTGAACGACCAACTGCAGTACCTGGGTTATTTCACCTTCCGTAGCCCTTCACCGGCCTACAAACATTCGGCGGCCCAGTTTCTGCACCTGCGGGGTTGGGTGAAGACGAATCAGACACATCCGAACAGTCCGACGCGTCCCGACAGCGATATTGAGATTCTGCGCGAACTGGGACAGCGACTCAATGTCATCGACTAAGCAAAAACTCCCCATGACCAGGTTTGATCATGGGGAGTTTATTGTTGTATTCAGTCTGTCTTATCGAATCACGAATCAGCCAGGGGCTCTTTCTTTTCGGTGATGACGGGCAGTTCCTGAGATTTTTCGGCATTGATCTGGATGTAATCCTGCCACTGCTCAGGAATGTTGTCCTCGTGAAAAATCGCTTCTACCGGACATTCTGGCACGCAAGCTTCACAGTCGATGCACTCATCAGGATTGATGTAGACCATGGATTCCCCTTCGTAGAAACATTCTACGGGGCAAACCACAACACAGTCTGTGTATTTGCAGTTGAAGCAAGCCTCTGTAACCACGTGTGCCATGAGTTTTCCTTTCTGGACGTTGCACTTCTAAATGTGATTAATCTACTCGAAGCGTTTAATGGTATTATAGACTTCGAAAATCAAAAAACTACCAGTCGCGCTCGATCAGACCTCGCTGTGGATGAGTCTGAATGGCAGTCATTTGTGATAAAACTCAAGTTGATCAACCCGCCTCCGAAAGAAACGGACAGTTCATCCTAGAACGCTGAAAATCAGGTGTCAAGACTACATATTCCCGGCCCGGCTCAGCCCCTGTTTCTTCTATCGGCAATCTTCCTGATAATCATGCGTTGTTTGCCAAAGGTAGGGCGACAAAGAAGACCTGATGATCTGCTTAGCACTCTTTCTTCAGAGACCAGCCTGAGTCCTGTGTTTTTTCGGATTGACACATATTGACAGAATCTGGTTCTCGACATAATCTACGCACGAAATTTCGATTCGCCCTTGAGTAATCCAAGATGGAGACCGCTCAGTTTGATCGAAATCTCTGCGACTTACTCGAAATTAAGCCGCATCAAATCTCTCAAAACATCCAAACTTACCTGTTTTTGAGCACGGAACTCCCCGGTTTTCCATAGCGAATGGAGTCGCTGAATGACAAACAACACCCCCACACCTGTCCCCTTTATCAATCTCGTCGACCAGTATCAGAGAATCAAGACTGAGGTTCAGGATGCCGTCCTGAATGTGTTTGAAAATCAGTCTTTCGTTCTCGGCGATGAAGTCGCTGAATTTGAGTGTGATATTGCCGAATATTGCGACTCCCGGAATGCCATCGGAGTTGCTTCAGGCACCGATGCCCTCCTGCTGGCCCTGATGGCCCTGGAAATTGGCCCCGGCGATGAAGTCATTACCAGCCCGTTTACCTTCTTTGCAACAGGCAGCTCGATTGCCCGCGTGGGTGCGACTCCGGTATTTGCCGATATCGACCCCGTAAGCTTCAATCTCTGCCCTGAGTCCATCGAAGAAAAGATTACCGAACGCACCAAAGCCATTATGCCTGTCCATATTTTTGGACAATGTGCCGACATGGAACCCATCTGGCGTAATGCCGTCCGGAATGGGATTCCCGTCATCGAAGACGCAGCCCAGGCAATTGGAGCCGAATACCGGGGCCGGCGTGCTGGTGTCCTGGGAACCGTAGGCTGTTTCAGCTTCTTCCCAACCAAAAATCTCGGGGGAGCCGGAGATGGTGGACTGGTTACCACTGATGACCCGGATCTCGCTACCCGAATTCGTCGCCTGCGGGTTCACGGAGACCTGGGCGGTTATCAGCATGCTGAAGTCGGCATCAATAGTCGTCTGGATGCCCTGCAGGCAGCAGTTCTGCGGGTCAAACTGAAACACCTGGATCAGTGGACCAGCGAACGACAGGAAAATGCTCGTCGGTACAATTCCCTGCTGCGTCACTACCAGCTGCTGGATTGCATCGAACCTCCTGCCGTGCTGCCGGACCGCCGTCACGTTTACAATCAGTACAGTCTCCGTGTCAAAGGCGGACAGCGGGACAAGGTGCTGAACGACTTACGTGAAAAGCAGATTGGCTGTGCGATTTACTATCCACGTCCCCTGCATCTGCAACAGTGCTTCCAGTATCTGGGATACCAGGAAGGGGACCTGCCCGTCACTGAACTAATCACCAGTGAATGCCTGGCTCTGCCTATTTTCTCTGAATTAACAGCGACTCAACAGGAAACTGTGATTCGCGGAATTGCGGAAAGCCTGGGTCGGCTGTCTTCTCCTCACTTCCCGACCCTCTATTCAGAGACATCACAGGTCAGAAAGGTTGCCTGATCAGCAACCCGAACAATCTGAAATTTCAAAATCCCCTGATTGCACCGGCAGTCAGGGGATTTTTTTGCACGGTAGAGGCTCCTGAAACAGCCACGCACCAAAGTCATCCCAGTTTACTCAACCGGACCTGACGGCATTTTGCAGGGGCGAAAAACCTACAAAAAATCAGGACGCGCCCACACGACTGACTTTCGTAGGGTAAGCTTAGAGTGATGAAATTAATTTCCTGCATCGATGTGCAAAGCATCCAAAAACCAATCCCGATTCCTGCCAAAATAATGACGTTGATCGGCAGTTAAGGAGAGCCCATGCCGACTCTTTTTCAAAAACCGACAATTCTGATCATACTGGCTTTTGTGTTCTGCGTTTCCGTTTCGGACTCCTCACACGCAGCAGAAACATCCGGGGAACCTGATTCCACGGCCAGCAAAACCGCTATTGCGCTCAACTACTGTCGCGCCGCGTTCTACCGCATCAGGAAAACCGGTTCCAAAGAGGTAATGTATGAGGAGCGGGAAAAGATCCTCAATAACCTGAACCTCAACGGCATCGGTGATGAGAAAGTCATCAAACTCTACTCATCAGTGCTCGATGAAATCGCACAGGTTGAGATCGCGGACCAGGAACGCGAATACTTCAAGAACAAACATAATTACCAGGCTCGCCAGAAAGTGGCCATCAACGCGCTGGCACTCACGACCGATGTACTCACATTGCAGTTTGGCAGTGCCGTCCGCACGGGTGCCAACAGCTGGTGGGACTATCGGAATGTCCAGGCGCAGAAAGACCTTGATCTCTGGAAAGTCGATAAGCAGCGCATGGAGACGGTGATCTCCAAATCGACCCTCTTCCTGGACACCTTCTGGAAACTGGCCCAGGAGAAAAAGATTCCGGATCAATGGCTGATCCGGGATGTGGATCTCGATGCGCTGGATGAAGCCATGCAGGAGCAGAACCCGCGCGTGCGTTTGCGGATTCTAAAGCGCATGGAACGCTTCATGAGCCACTACCCTCCGTACTGGTATTACGTTGCCCGTACACAGCAGGCTCAGGGGCAACTGTTCGCCGCCTCGCAGACCTATACCGAACTGGCGAGTATCGGAGAAGGCTATTTCCGGCGAGATGACATGCTGGCTTCGGGCACGGCCAACCTGGCCAGTATTCGCGACTACCTGGGACAACCGGGTGCCGCACAGATGGCGATGAAATCACAAACCTATTCCAGCGAAGTCTGGGAAGCCAACCTGCTCTGTTCGCAGATCCTGCAGAAGCATCAGCAGGCGGATGAAGCGGAAGAAGCCATCCTGCGGAATCTGGACGTCGATCTGGAAACCCGGCAAAGCTCGGTCGCCCTGCTTTCGCTTTATTACAAGACAAATAACAAGCAGAAAATGATGGCCCAGCTGAATCAGCCCAAGGTCGTGAAATCGGTTCCGGTCCCTACGTTGATTCAATGTGCCATGTTCCTGGGAGCAGACAAAATGCCTCCGGTTGCCACTGCGCAGATTGAATCCTCACTCTACGTCTACCCGCAGCTCCATTTTGGTGCAGACGATATCGTCATTGCTTCCACTGGTAACTGGCATCTGCACATGTCTCAGGCGGAGCTGGTGATGGCAAACAAAACCTATTCCCGCCCCCGGCTTGCCACCGGACAAAATGAAGTTCATGCCCGTTTTGAACGGGTCGCCGAATTTGGAAATCCGTTTGCGAACTCAGGCCTGGCCAGTGCGCAACCTAAACTGCGATTGAAATATCCGGACGGGTCCAGTCTGGAACTGATGCTGGCTTCAAACCCACAGGATCGCAAACAGATTGACGTCGGTAATGCTCTGAACACACTCAAAGCACCTCCCGGCCAGCACTACCGGATTGTTGGTGCAGAAATTCAGGGTCAGCGGATCGCCTTCAATGACAAAGCCATCGTTGACGACGGGCGACGCATTGTGAGACAGAAACCACAACCAGTCATGGATGCACCACGGCTGTCGCAGGACGAGCCTCGTCCGCAGCAGCCCGCCGCTGAGCAGACTCTCCAGGCCGAAACGAAGTCGAAACTTCCGACCCTGGATGTACCTGAGTTGGGCATCCCCCAGTCTCCTCCGCCAATCCCGGCCCTCTCCTTTGATCCGGGCACATTCGAGGAGGAGCAGGATATCCAGAAAGGGAAAAAAGGGACGGTAGTCAGCTTTCCAGCCCCTCCTGAAGAGACGAATGTACCGTAAATCCGGCAGAAACGGGTTCAGACCGGACTAGAATTAGAAATCTGGTCCGATAAATAGTAGTCATCTGCCCCGGTCCCCGATATGATGACAGCAACGTATCCCGGCCCTGCTTTTCCGGTGCCGGTGCAAAATCGCGACTTTTATTATTTGCGAAACCGATTCGCCGCGTCCAGACCGACCGCGAACGCACGCTTGAGCCAGAAACCATGCTTTCTTCCGAAAATGTTCCGTCCACCGCTTCTCCTGTCGAAGCAGGTCGACTCCCCCTGATTACCGATCTCACCCGGGAACAACTTGCCCAGTGGTGCATCGATCACGGTTCGTCTTCTTATCGCGCAGACCAGATTCGTCGCTGGATTTTTACCAAACGCGTCAACGATTTTGACGCCATGCACGACATCTCTAAAAAGTTTCGCGATCTGCTGAAAGAGAACTTCCGGCTGTTTTCGACTACGATCGTCAAACAGCAGACCGCAAAGGACCGCACGGAAAAGCTACTTCTGGAACTGGAAGACGGACACCACGTCGAATGCGTGCTGATGCGGGAGCCCAAGCGGAATACCGTCTGTATCAGTACCCAGGTCGGCTGTGCGATGGGTTGCGTCTTCTGCGCCAGCGGACTGCTGGGACTGACCCGGAATCTGTCGATGGGCGAGATTCTGGAACAGATTCTCCGTCTGGACCGCGTGATCGATGAAGACGAACGCATCTCCAACATTGTGGTCATGGGAATCGGCGAGCCGCTGGCCAATCTCTCGGCACTGATTCCTGCCCTGGATACATTAAATCACAAAGGTGGCATGGGGATTGGTGCCCGTAAGATTACGGTCTCTACAGTCGGTCTTCCTGCAAAAATCCGGGAACTGGCGGACGTCAACAAATCATACATCCTCGCCGTTTCTCTGCACGCCCCCAACGATGTCCTCCGCGATCAGATCGTTCCCACGAATAATAAAATCGGGATCCAGAAAATCCTGGATGCCACCGATTACTACTACGTCACCACCGGCAGACGAGTGACCTTTGAGTACATCCTGCTGTCCGGCGTCAATGACAGTCCGGCTCACGCCCGCGAGCTGGCAGGCCTGCTCAAACACCGCAATGCCCACGTGAACCTGATTCCAGCCAACGGTGTAGAAGAGACCGGCTACCAGAGCCCCACCACAGCCGATGTCGATCGTTTCTTTATGACGCTGGCGAAAGGGGGCGTGAATGTCACTGTCCGCAAGCGTAAAGGGGACGACATCGATGCCGCCTGTGGCCAGTTGCGTCTGAACCGGGAAAAAGAAAAGGAAATGGTTCAGGTTCAATAGAATCCAGGAAACTGAATCAGTGGCTTAATCCAGATTGAAATCTTCGGGATGGAAATTAACCAGCACGTCGTCCCGGAACATCAGGTAGACGCTGCGACCGGTCTTATCCGGCCCCCATTTGTACGCGTCATCTGTCGTACGGAATGAACCACCGGTGGCTTTCAACCATTTGGAGGATTCCTGGAATTCCCCTTCTTCACCGAGTTCTTTCTCAACGCTGGCGCGTGACATGCCTGATTGCAGCCGGTGTTTCAAAATCCAGTTCAACGCATCAGGATCACGATCGGTGAGGAATAACATCCGCTGATGCTCTGCTTGACTGACTCGCTTCTCTGCTCGATGTGTGCCACTCGCCATACCGCTGTCCCAGTCGGGCATGGTTTCACATCCCGTATTCAGCAGCAGCGTGACGACAATACATGTCATCCACGGTGCCATGGATCGTAGATTGGCCATGATCATTTCCGTCTGATAAAAGGTCTTGAAGGTTGGGAGAGTGCGTCACTGGCGCGAAACAGAGTCAGTACCGAGGATTGGAGAGAAGTGAATTCGGAGACGAGACTGTCCCATGAAATGTGGGTCGTTTTTTAGCAGAATATCCGAATCCTGCCAAGATCAGATTTCACCAGCAACATGCCTCATTAAACGCTTAACTGACAGTAGCTTAAGGCCATATTCCCCCTGCAAAACCAAAATCGGTTCTTTCGCTGGCTTGTCAGATTCCTGCCGCACGTCTATTCTGAAATTGAAGGACGCGTTTGTTCCCCAGAGTTACTCCGTTCCGGAAGGTTTCGATCAAGATGAAAATGTTTTGCGCTGGCCAGTGGCAGGATACCAAACAGTCAATCAATGTGACGAACCCCTTTGATCAGTCGGTCATTGATACAGTTCCCCAGGGAAGCGGCGAGGACATCCAGAACGCCGTAAGTGTGCTGGAGCGGGGGGCACAGATCATGAAATCCATGACGGCCTATGATCGCAGCGTGATCCTGCAGAAAGCAGCGGAACTGATGCTGGAACGTCAGGACGATCTGGCCCGCACCATCAGCCTGGAAGTCGGAAAGATCCTGGGTGAAGGTCAAGTCGAAGCCAGCCGCAGTGCTGAAGTGATTCGGCTTTCTGGAGAAGAAGCCCGACGTATGACCGGTGAAATGATTCCACTGGAAGGAAACGCGGGCGGAAAAAACAAACTCGGCTTCACCCTGCGGGTTCCCTGTGGCATCGTGGCTGCGATTACTCCGTTCAACTTCCCACTGAACCTGGTCTGCCACAAAGTCGGCCCTGCCATTGCTGCGGGGAATGCGATCCTGATCAAACCCGCCAGCGACACGCCACTCTCTGCACTGAAGCTGACGGAGATCCTGCTCGAAGCCGGCCTGCCTCCCGAAGCCATCGCCTGCGTCACCGGTCCCGGGGGAGAAATCGGCCGCGCCATCTGCACCGACACCCGCATTCGCAAAATCAGCTTCACAGGTTCTTACGAGGTCGGAACCAAAATCTGTGAAATGGCCGGCATGAAACGTGTGACAATGGAACTGGGCAGCAATAGTCCCGTGGTCATTATGGACGATGCCGATCTGGAAAAAGCTGCCACCGCAATTACGATGGCCGGCTATGCCAATGCTGGTCAAGTCTGTATCTCGGCACAGCGGATTCTGACTTCCTCCAAAGTCAAAACCGATTTCGTCGATCTACTGAAATCCAAAGTCGATGTGCTGCAGACCGGTAATCAACTGGAAGAAGGCACCAAAATCGGCCCCATGGTCCGGGAATCGGATGCCAGCCGGGTTGAGCAGTGGGTTAACGAAGCCGTCAGCCAGGGAGCACGCCTGATTACCGGGGGCCAGCGACAGGGAGCCATTTATGCCCCCACCATTCTGGACGACACTACGCCGGAAATGCAGGTCGTCAAAGACGAAATCTTTGGCCCCGCGGTCGCTCTGTCATACTTCGATGACATCGATGAAGCCGTCCGGTTGGCCAATGACACCACCTACGGACTGTCAGCCGGCATCTTTACACAGGATATCGATCGGGCCATGAAGTTCGCCCGCCATGTAGAAAGCGGCAACATTCACATCAACTGGTCCAGCCAGTGGCGGGCCGATGCGATGCCTTACGGTGGTCTGAAACACAGCGGCACCGGTAAAGAAGGCCCCAAGTACGCCATTCATGAAATGAGTGAAGAAAAGATGGTGGTAATGCATCTCACGGACTGACCCCCCGCGAGTCGTTTCCCGATTCGGATTACTTCACCACGTACTGTTCCAGGGTTTTGCCTTCACGGTATTTTCCGGACTGCTTGGCCTGAAACATTTCGTTCGTCTTGACGTCAATCGCGGTGAGATAGTTGCCGCGATAGGCGGCTGTATCGAGACAGACCCAGCCATCAAAGACCAGCGGCTTACCTGATTTTTGCGCGGTATGTCCACAGATAATCCTTCGTCCGGAGGGGTCGGGCTCTTCGGTCCCTTTGAGTCGATCCCAGCGGAGTTCCTGTGGAGTCAGATCTTCCAGCGGCACTCCCGGCACAGCTGTGGCATGCACGAAAATGTCGGTGTCCGTTTCGTAGTAATCGAGGGCGGTAGCCATGAAAATCCGGTGCTCTTCCGGGATGAGGTCATAGCGTCCCCCGTAGGAATCCAGGGCTTCCTTTCCACCATGCTGCAACCAGGTGGACTCCCAGCGTCCTCCATTGAGTCCGTCCAGCATCATCTCTTCGTGATTCCCCTTGAGCATCACGAGCTTACAAGTGGACTTCAGATCCAGCAGCATTTCGATGACATGCTTGGTACCTGGACCACGGTCAACAGCATCCCCCAGACAGACGACGGTATCTTCGCGTTTGAGCTCCAGATGGTACAGAATCGTCCCCAGCGCAACATCACAACCGTGAATGTCACCGATCGCAATCGTACGTCCTTGCTGAGTCGTTTGATCCATCACGCGACTATCCTGTTTGAAGTCAACCTGAAAACAGCCTGGGGGACCGGCTTCCGGAGTCAGCTGCGACAGTCAGAGCTGCGCAACTGAACCACGGATAATTACCGGTTGGTGTGATCAGGATTTATCGGATTGACTGGGGGGCATAATCCGGGTCGGT
The DNA window shown above is from Gimesia chilikensis and carries:
- a CDS encoding sulfatase-like hydrolase/transferase, with the protein product MSFRCRVSFALLLMACFSPLFGSSLNAATKEKPNILFLFTDDQRADTIHALGNPLIKTPHLDQLVRSGFVFNNAYCLGSNSGAVCVCSRNMLLSGRTYFRWTGRYASADKPNFPDSMKGAGYYTYHHGKQGNTAALIHKKFDTTKYVNDQQARLLGQPGQEIVNGAIQFLKTRKEDQPFFMYLAFACPHDPRVADQEYMDLYQRESMPLPANYLPLHPFNNGEQVVRDELLAGFPRTKSEIRKHLHDYYADITGLDGHIGRLLTALKESGAYDNTIIIFSSDHGLAVGSHGLMGKQSLYEHSMKSPLIFSGPGIPQGQSDALVYLYDIFPTVCEMVGTQVPQGLDSQSMWPVITGEQKQTRETLCTAYKDVQRSARDGRWKLITYPQINKTQLFDLQDDPAETRNLFGNPDYQQQADHLLTALKTWQKEVGDTDALSSTHPQDPTFKAPTAEELKELQQRWQPKKKKKRAVKTGDK
- a CDS encoding dihydrodipicolinate synthase family protein, with protein sequence MPEAAPAATYDPVKMIKPRRKLTGISAVLLPYLESGEIDRESLSAHVARTADLGITPAVNMDTGYVNLIDEPTFIEVLKITRETLNGGAFVAGAFVGDQTGAAFDADGYQHKIDLIQEQGGTPVIFQSFGLVEQTPEQIIESYRTIAANTDRFIGFELTRDLAPFGSVYDLDTYAALMEIPQCIGAKHSSFHREPEWERLQLRDQKRPDFKVFTGNDFGIDMVQYGSDYLLGLSTFAPDLFAKRDAYWEAGDPAFYELNDQLQYLGYFTFRSPSPAYKHSAAQFLHLRGWVKTNQTHPNSPTRPDSDIEILRELGQRLNVID
- a CDS encoding ferredoxin family protein, with protein sequence MAHVVTEACFNCKYTDCVVVCPVECFYEGESMVYINPDECIDCEACVPECPVEAIFHEDNIPEQWQDYIQINAEKSQELPVITEKKEPLADS
- a CDS encoding DegT/DnrJ/EryC1/StrS family aminotransferase codes for the protein MTNNTPTPVPFINLVDQYQRIKTEVQDAVLNVFENQSFVLGDEVAEFECDIAEYCDSRNAIGVASGTDALLLALMALEIGPGDEVITSPFTFFATGSSIARVGATPVFADIDPVSFNLCPESIEEKITERTKAIMPVHIFGQCADMEPIWRNAVRNGIPVIEDAAQAIGAEYRGRRAGVLGTVGCFSFFPTKNLGGAGDGGLVTTDDPDLATRIRRLRVHGDLGGYQHAEVGINSRLDALQAAVLRVKLKHLDQWTSERQENARRYNSLLRHYQLLDCIEPPAVLPDRRHVYNQYSLRVKGGQRDKVLNDLREKQIGCAIYYPRPLHLQQCFQYLGYQEGDLPVTELITSECLALPIFSELTATQQETVIRGIAESLGRLSSPHFPTLYSETSQVRKVA
- the rlmN gene encoding 23S rRNA (adenine(2503)-C(2))-methyltransferase RlmN yields the protein MLSSENVPSTASPVEAGRLPLITDLTREQLAQWCIDHGSSSYRADQIRRWIFTKRVNDFDAMHDISKKFRDLLKENFRLFSTTIVKQQTAKDRTEKLLLELEDGHHVECVLMREPKRNTVCISTQVGCAMGCVFCASGLLGLTRNLSMGEILEQILRLDRVIDEDERISNIVVMGIGEPLANLSALIPALDTLNHKGGMGIGARKITVSTVGLPAKIRELADVNKSYILAVSLHAPNDVLRDQIVPTNNKIGIQKILDATDYYYVTTGRRVTFEYILLSGVNDSPAHARELAGLLKHRNAHVNLIPANGVEETGYQSPTTADVDRFFMTLAKGGVNVTVRKRKGDDIDAACGQLRLNREKEKEMVQVQ
- a CDS encoding aldehyde dehydrogenase family protein, with the protein product MKMFCAGQWQDTKQSINVTNPFDQSVIDTVPQGSGEDIQNAVSVLERGAQIMKSMTAYDRSVILQKAAELMLERQDDLARTISLEVGKILGEGQVEASRSAEVIRLSGEEARRMTGEMIPLEGNAGGKNKLGFTLRVPCGIVAAITPFNFPLNLVCHKVGPAIAAGNAILIKPASDTPLSALKLTEILLEAGLPPEAIACVTGPGGEIGRAICTDTRIRKISFTGSYEVGTKICEMAGMKRVTMELGSNSPVVIMDDADLEKAATAITMAGYANAGQVCISAQRILTSSKVKTDFVDLLKSKVDVLQTGNQLEEGTKIGPMVRESDASRVEQWVNEAVSQGARLITGGQRQGAIYAPTILDDTTPEMQVVKDEIFGPAVALSYFDDIDEAVRLANDTTYGLSAGIFTQDIDRAMKFARHVESGNIHINWSSQWRADAMPYGGLKHSGTGKEGPKYAIHEMSEEKMVVMHLTD
- a CDS encoding metallophosphoesterase family protein → MDQTTQQGRTIAIGDIHGCDVALGTILYHLELKREDTVVCLGDAVDRGPGTKHVIEMLLDLKSTCKLVMLKGNHEEMMLDGLNGGRWESTWLQHGGKEALDSYGGRYDLIPEEHRIFMATALDYYETDTDIFVHATAVPGVPLEDLTPQELRWDRLKGTEEPDPSGRRIICGHTAQKSGKPLVFDGWVCLDTAAYRGNYLTAIDVKTNEMFQAKQSGKYREGKTLEQYVVK